In the Colletotrichum lupini chromosome 1, complete sequence genome, one interval contains:
- a CDS encoding pentatricopeptide repeat domain-containing protein, with protein MQAIWSRAGQAHRCGCKACFNASGGMIRQSATRSTQRKPTFSEIFTACYTSIMGTAAMLDAGRKDRRRKDLDRQIEEVSSELANLVEKAKEKAPKKPPAGDVGNRYPGALQDHVPQNPEVSKILDALGPSYRWQRTVATKADVDRLWKIYELSPSNEVRGVNYEALIKKLATEEWMPIEHRAPRTPRQAKAAAVATKALVYRFLDAGDSMVGREGMQTARDEVDKLIRKKFPIWDESELSNEALNTWSRELNKALRSVFDASTPENFQHTIYSVCHNLLVSPSSLTIHTYNHLIAGLDRVGMHRLASAVVLSFYQGKLEPTQLTLVCILNHYRTIKDADNFSGFIARMTGKDQRGVKIRRKRHDDVAEFFSLHGWAKTKDVAVGSHYVVERARFDEKIFATIIEGMLAFDRLRAAVGAFAASITADLLISSRTTSELLDYCARSLDRTAAAKLLELLKSNPALIKRAFFRENDKLYLARRIRSLLDICGLEHSLPNSVAPFLKDPMFSIVSSEEQKRVVYIARIAHTVHQTEWLLKSARDYVQRVKTGSASTIRIDSGSPQMYRMWRATKLVWPVPEGLPEDQPGTSFSQEEEVDWSAWNRLEEASEAQLAQKTMSKSNTLSENQGQLSAWDRLEQAAETKPKNTKHENKTTIDEVFETIEIL; from the coding sequence ATGCAGGCAATCTGGTCTAGAGCGGGCCAGGCGCACCGATGCGGCTGCAAGGCCTGCTTTAATGCCTCCGGGGGCATGATACGGCAGTCGGCGACGCGCTCGACGCAACGAAAACCGACCTTTAGCGAGATCTTCACGGCGTGCTACACATCGATAATGGGAACGGCTGCGATGCTGGATGCAGGGAGGAAAGACAGGCGGCGAAAGGATTTGGACCGACAAATTGAAGAGGTCTCGAGCGAGCTGGCAAATCTTGTCGAAAAAGCAAAGGAGAAAGCTCCTAAGAAACCACCTGCTGGTGACGTTGGCAACCGGTATCCGGGCGCATTACAAGATCACGTTCCACAAAACCCCGAAGTCAGCAAGATTCTCGACGCCCTCGGGCCCTCATATAGGTGGCAGAGAACTGTTGCGACAAAGGCCGACGTGGACCGTTTATGGAAGATATACGAGCTGAGTCCTTCGAACGAAGTCAGAGGGGTCAATTACGAAGCCTTGATTAAGAAGCTCGCGACAGAAGAGTGGATGCCTATTGAGCACCGCGCACCGCGGACGCCGAGGCAAGCCAAGGCGGCAGCGGTGGCAACGAAAGCTTTGGTCTACAGATTTCTCGACGCAGGCGATTCTATGGTTGGACGCGAAGGAATGCAAACGGCGCGAGACGAGGTAGACAAGCTGATACGGAAGAAGTTCCCCATCTGGGATGAAAGCGAACTGAGCAACGAGGCTCTGAACACGTGGAGCCGGGAGCTGAACAAGGCGTTGAGGAGTGTTTTTGACGCCTCGACTCCTGAGAACTTTCAACATACGATTTACAGTGTATGTCACAATCTCCTCGTATCGCCTTCATCCCTCACCATCCACACATACAACCATCTTATTGCGGGCCTGGATAGAGTTGGGATGCATCGCCTTGCTTCAGCAGTGGTCCTCTCTTTCTACCAGGGCAAGCTTGAGCCCACGCAGCTTACCCTCGTGTGCATCCTGAATCACTACAGAACGATAAAGGACGCAGACAACTTTTCGGGTTTCATCGCTCGCATGACTGGCAAAGACCAACGAGGCGTCAAAATCCGGAGAAAAAGGCACGATGATGTGGCGGAGTTTTTCTCCCTTCACGGTTGGGCTAAAACGAAAGATGTCGCAGTCGGCTCCCATTACGTCGTCGAGAGGGCGCGTTTTGATGAAAAAATCTTCGCCACCATCATCGAAGGCATGTTGGCTTTCGACAGACTGAGGGCTGCCGTGGGTGCATTTGCGGCGAGCATCACGGCAGACCTCCTGATTAGCTCGCGGACGACCTCCGAGCTGCTCGATTATTGCGCCCGCTCCCTAGATCGCACAGCTGCAGCCAAGCTTTTGGAACTACTGAAAAGCAACCCCGCGCTGATCAAGCGTGCATTCTTTCGAGAGAACGACAAGCTATATCTTGCGCGGCGCATACGGAGCCTACTGGATATTTGCGGCTTGGAACACAGCTTGCCAAACAGCGTGGCACCGTTCCTGAAAGATCCCATGTTCTCGATTGTGTCGAGCGAGGAGCAGAAACGTGTAGTTTATATCGCACGAATAGCCCACACTGTACACCAAACGGAGTGGTTGTTGAAAAGCGCGCGCGACTACGTTCAGCGCGTGAAAACGGGTAGCGCCAGTACCATTCGCATTGATTCGGGCTCTCCGCAGATGTACAGGATGTGGAGAGCGACGAAGTTGGTTTGGCCAGTGCCCGAGGGTCTTCCGGAAGACCAGCCCGGAACGTCCTTCTCGCAGGAGGAAGAGGTCGACTGGTCTGCTTGGAATCGGCTGGAGGAAGCGTCAGAAGCACAGCTGGCGCAGAAAACCATGAGTAAAAGCAACACTCTTTCAGAGAATCAGGGTCAATTGTCCGCATGGGATCGCCTTGAACAGGCGGCGGAGACGAAACCGAAGAACACGAAGCACGAAAACAAAACCACCATCGACGAGGTTTTCGAAACGATTGAAATTCTGTAG
- a CDS encoding calcineurin-like phosphoesterase: MAGQEKEGGTSNIKDKEIEDTDVYPETFPDFKQLKIASPAQVTEGSHPREAATSSEYREPTAQEIEAAIRRANSYQNNPLTNTVRRSRPTGDRARNRSAAVSFQVPSVPPGATPINFGAHHPPDPQQVPVASERATPASVRGRGIPVPGRSGYIPTLPPLNSPPRRQLRDPNSGRPVVVGGFDNPLDEYNQRVLRRKAHDQRTLESFLQNSLPESTWNSQNPRPLPELPPASTAQQSPAAAPSRAAHNTPPTLPAQNSAPPHPSPLQSHPVALNQQEPFPTPSRRRARSASFSTPSNASSLAFPGPNQNQPPPETIQEEPSTEYEELERSEEPGIRTAQIGRSIQQSNDSSHVSLRGGSLDLDDFPEDFDPSYYESDDIDDDLAVYYTEFNPNISEDFNPYDIEITSQVHTQILEKMASHIPRPGPAKLSPNAGLDEWLEEAKQCHYLPERAMKELCELVKEVLMEESNIQPVCTPVTICGDIHGQFYDLLELFRVAGGMPGESNVEAPKTATTVISPEDIEPPTEITNPKLKKKVRNAGSPPADEDDEDDAAAADTSATSRADSAVEVSTTSQSADTRFIFLGDFVDRGYFSLETFTLLMCLKAKYPDRIVLVRGNHESRQITQVYGFYEECQQKYGNASVWKACCHVFDFLVLAAIVDGELLCVHGGLSPEIRTIDQIRVVARAQEIPHEGAFCDLVWSDPEDVETWAISPRGAGWLFGDKVATEFNHVNGLKLIARAHQLVNEGYKYHFPQNSVVTVWSAPNYCYRCGNVASIMTVDKDMNPKFSIFSAVPDEQRHVPANRRGPGDYFL; encoded by the exons AAGAGAAAGAAGGAGGTACCTCGAACATCAAGGACAAAGAAATCGAGGATACCGACGTCTACCCGGAGACCTTTCCGGATTTCAAACAGTTGAAAATAGCTTCACCTGCCCAAGTTACGGAAGGAAGTCATCCACGGGAAGCTGCGACGAGTTCTGAGTACAGAGAGCCGACTGCGCAAGAGATCGAAGCGGCCATCCGGCGAGCAAACAGCTATCAGAATAATCCGCTTACCAACACTGTCAGACGGAGCAGACCGACTGGTGACCGTGCTCGCAACCGCAGCGCAGCAGTATCTTTTCAAGTTCCGTCAGTTCCACCGGGCGCGACTCCCATCAACTTCGGAGCGCATCATCCTCCCGATCCTCAGCAGGTGCCTGTCGCATCTGAACGTGCTACCCCAGCGTCCGTCCGCGGTCGTGGAATTCCAGTCCCTGGTCGTTCTGGCTACATCCCCACCCTCCCCCCTCTTAACAGTCCGCCGCGCCGACAACTCAGAGACCCCAATTCAGGCCGTCCCGTTGTAGTTGGAGGTTTCGATAACCCGCTCGACGAGTACAACCAGCGAGTTCTGCGTCGCAAAGCCCATGACCAGCGGACTCTCGAATCATTCTTGCAAAATTCACTACCCGAAAGCACCTGGAACTCACAGAACCCTCGTCCTCTACCAGAGCTCCCCCCTGCTAGCACTGCCCAGCAGTCCCCAGCAGCCGCACCCAGCCGTGCTGCCCATAATACCCCTCCGACGCTCCCCGCTCAGAACAGTGCTCCACCGCACCCTTCGCCTTTGCAGTCACACCCGGTCGCCTTGAATCAGCAGGAGCCTTTTCCAACGCCCTCACGTCGCCGTGCCAGGTCTGCATCATTCTCAACACCGTCGAACGCCTCTTCTCTCGCTTTCCCTGGCCCGAATCAAAATCAACCTCCCCCTGAGACCATCCAGGAGGAGCCATCGACCGAATACGAGGAACTCGAACGCTCTGAGGAGCCCGGTATCCGCACCGCACAGATTGGTCGGTCCATTCAACAGTCCAACGATTCATCGCACGTTTCGCTCCGCGGCGGAAGTCTTGATCTCGACGATTTCCCAGAGGATTTCGATCCGAGCTACTACGAGTCCGacgatatcgacgacgactTGGCTGTGTATTACACCGAGTTCAATCCAAACATTTCCGAAGACTTCAACCCGTACGACATCGAGATAACATCTCAGGTGCATACCCAAATACTCGAAAAAATGGCGAGCCACATCCCCCGACCCGGCCCCGCCAAACTCTCCCCCAATGCAGGCTTAGACGAGTGGCTGGAGGAAGCCAAGCAGTGTCACTACTTGCCCGAGCGCGCCATGAAAGAGCTGTGCGAGCTTGTAAAGGAGGTGCTCATGGAGG AATCCAATATTCAGCCTGTGTGCACCCCGGTCACAATTTGCGGTGACATCCATGGCCAATTCTACGATCTGCTGGAGCTCTTCCGTGTTGCGGGCGGAATGCCTGGCGAGTCGAATGTGGAGGCCCCCAAGACTGCCACCACGGTCATCAGCCCCGAGGACATTGAGCCTCCTACCGAGATTACGAACCCGAAGCTCAAAAAGAAGGTTCGCAATGCTGGCAGCCCCCCTGCTGATGAAGACGATGAGGACGACGCCGCGGCTGCTGATACCAGCGCGACTTCCCGAGCTGACTCCGCCGTTGAGGTCTCCACCACATCGCAGTCTGCCGATACCCGCTTCATCTTCTTGGGCGACTTCGTCGATCGTGGCTACTTCAGTCTGGAGACTTTTACTCTCCTCATGTGCTTGAAGGCCAA ATACCCCGACAGAATCGTCCTTGTTCGTGGCAACCACGAGTCCCGTCAAATCACCCAGGTGTACGGATTTTACGAGGAGTGCCAGCAAAAGTACGGCAACGCTTCCGTGTGGAAGGCGTGCTGCCATGTCTTCGACTTCCTCGTTCTCGCTGCTATCGTCGATGGAGAGCTTCTCTGCGTCCATGGTGGTCTCAGTCCAGAGATCCGCACCATCGACCAGATCCGCGTCGTTGCTCGTGCGCAGGAGATCCCTCACGAGGGCGCTTTCTGCGATCTTGTTTGGTCCGACCCCGAAGACGTCGAGACTTGGGCTATCAGCCCTCGCGGCGCCGGCTGGCTCTTTGGCGACAAGGTTGCAACCGAGTTCAACCACGTGAACGGTCTTAAGCTCATCGCTAGAGCTCACCAGCTTGTCAATGAGGGTTACAAG TATCACTTCCCGCAGAACTCTGTCGTCACCGTGTGGTCGGCTCCGAACTACTGCTACCGCTGCGGTAATGTTGCGTCCATCATGACCGTCGACAAGGATATGAACCCCAAGTTCAGCATTTTCTCGGCAGTCCCCGACGAACAACGCCATGTCCCTGCCAACCGCCGCGGACCGGGCGACTACTTCCTCTGA